From the Excalfactoria chinensis isolate bCotChi1 chromosome 1, bCotChi1.hap2, whole genome shotgun sequence genome, one window contains:
- the LOC140252972 gene encoding histone H4, with protein sequence MSGRGKGGKGLGKGGAKRHRKVLRDNIQGITKPAIRRLARRGGVKRISGLIYEETRGVLKVFLENVIRDAVTYTEHAKRKTVTAMDVVYALKRQGRTLYGFGG encoded by the coding sequence ATGTCTGGCAGAGGCAAAGGCGGGAAGGGGCTCGGCAAGGGGGGCGCCAAGCGCCACCGTAAAGTGCTGCGCGACAACATCCAGGGCATCACCAAGCCGGCCATCCGCCGCCTGGCTCGGCGCGGCGGCGTCAAGCGCATCTCGGGGCTGATCTACGAGGAGACGCGCGGCGTGCTCAAGGTCTTCCTGGAGAACGTCATCCGCGACGCCGTCACCTACACCGAGCACGCCAAGAGGAAGACGGTCACGGCCATGGACGTGGTGTACGCGCTCAAGCGCCAGGGACGCACCCTCTACGGCTTCGGCGGTTAA
- the LOC140259469 gene encoding histone H3, protein MARTKQTARKSTGGKAPRKQLATKAARKSAPATGGVKKPHRYRPGTVALREIRRYQKSTELLIRKLPFQRLVREIAQDFKTDLRFQSSAVMALQEASEAYLVGLFEDTNLCAIHAKRVTIMPKDIQLARRIRGERA, encoded by the coding sequence ATGGCGCGTACGAAGCAGACGGCGCGTAAGTCGACAGGCGGGAAGGCGCCCCGCAAGCAGCTGGCCACCAAGGCGGCCCGCAAGAGCGCGCCGGCCACGGGCGGCGTCAAGAAGCCGCACCGCTACCGGCCCGGCACGGTGGCGCTGCGCGAGATCCGCCGCTACCAGAAGTCCACGGAGCTGCTGATCCGCAAGCTGCCCTTCCAGCGCCTGGTGCGCGAGATCGCGCAGGACTTCAAGACCGACCTGCGCTTCCAGAGCTCGGCCGTCATGGCGCTGCAGGAGGCCAGCGAGGCCTACCTGGTGGGGCTCTTCGAGGACACCAACCTGTGCGCCATCCACGCCAAGCGCGTCACCATCATGCCCAAGGACATCCAGCTCGCCCGGCGCATCCGCGGGGAGCGCGCCTAA
- the LOC140260167 gene encoding histone H3 produces the protein MARTKQTARKSTGGKAPRKQLATKAARKSAPATGGVKKPHRYRPGTVALREIRRYQKSTELLIRKLPFQRLVREIAQDFKTDLRFQSSAVMALQEASEAYLVGLFEDTNLCAIHAKRVTIMPKDIQLARRIRGERA, from the coding sequence ATGGCGCGCACGAAGCAGACTGCGCGTAAGTCGACAGGCGGGAAGGCGCCCCGCAAGCAGCTGGCCACCAAGGCGGCCCGCAAGAGCGCGCCGGCCACGGGCGGCGTCAAGAAGCCGCACCGCTACCGGCCCGGCACGGTGGCGCTGCGCGAGATCCGCCGCTACCAGAAGTCCACGGAGCTGCTGATCCGCAAGCTGCCCTTCCAGCGCCTGGTGCGCGAGATCGCGCAGGACTTCAAGACCGACCTGCGCTTCCAGAGCTCGGCCGTCATGGCGCTGCAGGAGGCCAGCGAGGCCTACCTGGTGGGGCTCTTCGAGGACACCAACCTGTGCGCCATCCACGCCAAGCGCGTCACCATCATGCCCAAGGACATCCAGCTCGCCCGGCGCATCCGCGGGGAGCGCGCCTAA
- the LOC140252966 gene encoding histone H2A-IV — MSGRGKQGGKARAKAKSRSSRAGLQFPVGRVHRLLRKGNYAERVGAGAPVYLAAVLEYLTAEILELAGNAARDNKKTRIIPRHLQLAIRNDEELNKLLGKVTIAQGGVLPNIQAVLLPKKTDSHKAKAK; from the coding sequence ATGTCGGGCCGCGGCAAGCAGGGCGGGAAGGCGCGCGCTAAGGCCAAGTCGCGCTCGTCGCGGGCCGGGCTGCAGTTCCCCGTGGGCCGCGTGCACCGGCTGCTGCGCAAGGGCAACTACGCGGAGCGGGTGGGCGCCGGCGCCCCGGTGTACCTGGCGGCCGTGCTGGAGTACCTGACGGCCGAGATCCTGGAGCTGGCGGGCAACGCGGCCCGCGACAACAAGAAGACGCGCATCATCCCGCGCCACCTGCAGCTGGCCATCCGCAACGACGAGGAGCTCAACAAGCTGCTGGGCAAGGTCACCATCGCGCAGGGCGGGGTGCTGCCCAAcatccaggctgtgctgctgcccaagAAGACTGACAGCCACAAGGCTAAGGCCAAGTGA
- the LOC140260182 gene encoding histone H2B 1/2/3/4/6 — protein sequence MPEPAKSAPAPKKGSKKAVTKTQKKGDKKRKKSRKESYSIYVYKVLKQVHPDTGISSKAMGIMNSFVNDIFERIAGEASRLAHYNKRSTITSREIQTAVRLLLPGELAKHAVSEGTKAVTKYTSSK from the coding sequence ATGCCTGAGCCGGCCAAGTCCGCTCCCGCCCCCAAGAAGGGCTCCAAGAAGGCGGTCACCAAGACCCAGAAGAAGGGCGACAAGAAGCGCAAGAAGAGCCGCAAGGAGAGCTACTCGATCTACGTGTACAAGGTGCTGAAGCAGGTGCACCCCGACACGGGCATCTCGTCCAAGGCCATGGGCATCATGAACTCGTTCGTCAACGACATCTTCGAGCGCATCGCCGGCGAGGCGTCGCGCCTGGCGCACTACAACAAGCGCTCGACCATCACGTCGCGGGAGATCCAGACGGCCgtgcggctgctgctgcccggGGAGCTGGCCAAGCACGCGGTCTCGGAGGGCACCAAGGCGGTCACCAAGTACACCAGCTCCAAGTAG